One part of the Truepera radiovictrix DSM 17093 genome encodes these proteins:
- a CDS encoding TIGR02710 family CRISPR-associated CARF protein: MPASGVAQVLIATVGATPEPIVTAALEHAPERAVFIASQETQQVAAQVKEALGLEVYTILLDDAESLSEAYEAAQRALAKALEWEARAITADLTGGTKPMVAGLALALTGQGVTFSYVGGSARDAYGRVQSGSERLRLLEDPTARFFVREWEAFTRAWNGWRFREAQSIVALICAQPLSASNARFFRHLSGVCAGLNAWDSFHHDEALGLLQTHLEPALSIAEAWRHGAKVRVLGALFARQGELQALTQRQRPTRALLGDLLANAERRAFAGRFDDALARLYRGVELAAEVDIAERYGFHLKVAATWPELSPELKRRAGTLLGLKETLDLASDIDLFFGKNGTLAQRLRDDYPKQLKPLLARRHESVLAHGLRSVGAGDYEALRAYLEAQGLRAAEGWPRW; this comes from the coding sequence ATGCCAGCAAGTGGGGTCGCGCAGGTGCTGATTGCGACGGTGGGCGCAACGCCTGAGCCCATCGTGACAGCGGCCCTCGAGCACGCTCCGGAACGGGCCGTGTTTATCGCCAGCCAGGAGACGCAGCAGGTAGCGGCCCAGGTCAAAGAGGCGTTAGGGCTCGAGGTCTACACCATTTTGCTCGATGATGCCGAGAGCTTGAGCGAGGCCTACGAAGCGGCGCAGCGGGCGCTTGCCAAGGCGCTCGAGTGGGAGGCGCGGGCTATTACCGCCGATCTCACGGGGGGTACCAAGCCGATGGTTGCGGGGCTGGCGCTCGCCCTCACGGGGCAGGGGGTGACGTTTTCGTATGTGGGGGGGAGCGCCCGCGACGCTTATGGGCGCGTGCAGAGCGGTAGCGAGCGCTTGCGGCTGCTCGAAGACCCCACGGCGCGCTTTTTCGTGCGCGAGTGGGAGGCGTTTACCCGCGCCTGGAACGGCTGGCGCTTTCGCGAGGCGCAGAGCATCGTCGCGCTGATCTGCGCGCAGCCCCTGTCGGCCTCCAACGCGCGCTTTTTTCGCCACCTCAGCGGGGTGTGCGCGGGGCTCAACGCCTGGGACAGCTTTCACCACGACGAGGCGTTGGGGCTTTTGCAAACGCACCTCGAGCCCGCCCTAAGCATCGCCGAAGCGTGGCGGCACGGCGCCAAGGTGCGGGTCTTGGGGGCGCTCTTCGCCCGCCAAGGGGAGCTCCAAGCGCTGACGCAGCGCCAGCGCCCGACGCGCGCGCTCCTCGGCGACCTGCTCGCCAACGCCGAGCGGCGCGCCTTTGCCGGTCGCTTTGACGACGCCCTCGCGCGGCTCTACCGCGGCGTCGAGCTCGCCGCCGAGGTCGACATCGCCGAGCGCTACGGATTTCACCTCAAAGTTGCCGCGACGTGGCCCGAGCTGTCGCCGGAGTTAAAGCGCCGCGCGGGTACCCTGTTGGGGCTTAAAGAGACGCTCGACCTCGCCTCTGACATCGACCTCTTTTTCGGCAAAAACGGCACGCTCGCGCAGCGGCTGCGGGACGACTACCCGAAGCAGCTCAAACCGCTCCTGGCGCGGCGGCACGAGAGCGTCTTGGCACACGGTTTGCGTTCGGTCGGCGCGGGCGACTACGAGGCGCTGCGCGCCTACCTCGAGGCGCAGGGGTTGCGCGCGGCGGAAGGGTGGCCGAGGTGGTAG
- the cas1 gene encoding CRISPR-associated endonuclease Cas1: MLHLLEQGATARLRAGRICVELDGHALGEVPARKVRQVALHGNVRLTTPALQFFLGNGVPVLYVSLKGALHGVASSCALAPPARLRAQFAAATSAVGAGIAQLFVLAKLRSSLAVLTAFRRTRPELAAAAAQLHALGGKVAACTELERLRGFEGLCARLYYAALQRPLAAYGFTGRNRRPPRDPVNAALSYGYALLLAQVQLATLSAGLHPEVGLLHAESRRNPAMSLDLMEEFRVPVVDLTVFRAFLSGALHPTQHFRDEAGGIYLSDAGRKVLVPLLEARLDAEAKPPEGGACPYRTLIERQARRLAAALEGRRPYSPFYLSARPT; this comes from the coding sequence GTGCTCCACCTCCTCGAGCAGGGTGCGACCGCGCGCCTAAGGGCGGGGCGCATCTGCGTTGAGCTCGACGGCCACGCCCTCGGGGAGGTGCCTGCACGCAAGGTGCGGCAGGTCGCGCTGCACGGCAACGTGCGGCTCACGACCCCTGCGCTGCAGTTTTTTCTGGGTAACGGGGTGCCGGTGCTCTACGTCTCGCTCAAAGGGGCGCTCCACGGCGTCGCCAGCTCGTGCGCGCTCGCGCCCCCCGCGCGGCTGCGCGCCCAGTTCGCCGCCGCGACCTCGGCCGTAGGGGCTGGGATCGCGCAGCTTTTCGTCCTCGCCAAGCTGCGTTCGTCGCTCGCCGTCCTCACCGCCTTTCGGCGCACGCGCCCCGAACTTGCCGCGGCGGCGGCGCAGCTGCACGCGCTCGGCGGCAAAGTAGCCGCCTGCACGGAGCTCGAGCGGCTGCGCGGCTTTGAGGGGCTCTGCGCGCGCCTCTACTACGCCGCGCTCCAACGGCCGCTCGCGGCCTACGGCTTTACGGGGCGCAACCGCCGCCCACCGCGCGACCCCGTCAACGCCGCCCTCTCGTACGGCTACGCCCTCCTGCTCGCCCAGGTGCAGCTCGCGACGCTCTCGGCGGGGCTGCACCCCGAGGTGGGGCTGCTCCACGCCGAGAGCCGCCGCAACCCCGCGATGAGCCTCGACCTCATGGAGGAGTTTCGGGTGCCCGTCGTCGACCTCACGGTGTTTCGCGCCTTTTTGAGCGGCGCCCTTCACCCCACGCAGCACTTTCGGGACGAGGCGGGCGGCATCTATCTGAGCGACGCCGGTCGCAAGGTCTTGGTGCCCCTTCTAGAGGCCCGACTTGACGCGGAGGCCAAGCCTCCGGAGGGGGGCGCGTGCCCCTACCGAACGCTGATTGAGCGGCAAGCGCGGCGCCTCGCCGCCGCGCTCGAGGGTCGCCGTCCCTACAGCCCCTTCTACCTGAGCGCTCGCCCTACCTAA
- a CDS encoding gluconeogenesis factor YvcK family protein produces the protein MARLDFRRISTARLWLTPGMGVKRHVVVVALGLCVLMTGASLGVLWLRSDGAYPYRVLRPLEAVLRASWWNAWGGWVALALLTVGLVLAVWAIVRLNRSLLSNWMPKPKDAAILLHRRVSLAKGPRIVAFGGGSGLSNLLRGLRHYTSNITAVVSVSDDGGSSGRLREAFGIPAPGDLTDCLAALSDNELHVSRLLEHRYARGEELRGHTFGNLLITTLTEVEGDFAQAVRVLNSLLNICGAVYPVTTAATVLKVRKRSGAVVCGESNVRNVPGAVAEVTIEPADPELVPDVGLAISAADLIVLGPGSLFTSTLPPLLVPGSRAAVLAATAPVVYVCNVMTEAGETDGFSAWDHVEAIYRHLGRYPDWVVVNTAPVNAERLERYRAEGAEVVAFDPAPFEAAGIQVAALDLLSGGAQAGHDSERLARWLYAFSKNLKITA, from the coding sequence GTGGCTAGGTTAGACTTCCGGCGCATCAGCACCGCCCGCCTCTGGCTGACGCCGGGCATGGGGGTCAAACGGCACGTCGTGGTGGTCGCGCTGGGGCTCTGCGTGCTGATGACGGGCGCGAGCTTGGGCGTGCTCTGGCTCCGCAGCGACGGCGCTTACCCCTACCGCGTGCTCCGCCCCCTCGAGGCGGTGCTGCGAGCCTCTTGGTGGAACGCCTGGGGGGGGTGGGTGGCGCTCGCGCTCCTCACGGTCGGCCTCGTGCTCGCCGTCTGGGCGATCGTCCGCCTCAACCGCTCGCTGCTCTCGAACTGGATGCCCAAACCCAAAGACGCGGCGATCTTGCTCCACCGCCGCGTCTCGCTCGCCAAGGGGCCGCGCATCGTGGCCTTTGGCGGCGGCTCCGGGCTCTCGAACCTGCTGCGCGGGCTGCGCCACTACACCTCGAACATCACCGCCGTCGTGTCGGTCAGCGACGACGGCGGCTCATCGGGGCGGCTGCGCGAAGCCTTCGGCATCCCCGCCCCCGGCGACCTCACCGACTGCTTGGCGGCGCTTTCGGACAACGAGCTTCACGTCAGCCGCCTTTTGGAGCACCGCTACGCCCGTGGCGAGGAGCTTAGAGGCCACACCTTCGGCAACCTCCTCATCACCACGCTGACCGAAGTCGAGGGCGACTTTGCGCAGGCGGTGCGGGTGCTCAACTCGCTGCTTAACATCTGCGGGGCGGTCTACCCCGTTACCACCGCCGCCACCGTCCTTAAGGTGCGCAAGCGTTCGGGCGCCGTGGTGTGCGGCGAGAGCAACGTGCGCAACGTCCCCGGCGCGGTCGCCGAGGTCACCATCGAACCCGCCGACCCCGAGCTCGTCCCCGACGTGGGGCTCGCTATCAGCGCCGCCGACCTGATTGTGTTGGGGCCGGGCAGCCTCTTTACCAGCACGCTGCCGCCCCTACTCGTACCGGGCAGCCGCGCGGCGGTGCTGGCCGCGACGGCGCCCGTCGTCTACGTCTGCAACGTCATGACCGAAGCCGGCGAAACGGACGGTTTTAGCGCCTGGGACCACGTCGAGGCGATCTACCGCCACCTGGGGCGTTACCCCGATTGGGTGGTGGTGAATACCGCGCCGGTCAACGCAGAGCGCCTCGAGCGCTACCGCGCCGAGGGCGCCGAGGTGGTCGCGTTCGACCCCGCCCCCTTCGAGGCGGCCGGTATCCAGGTCGCCGCGCTCGACCTGCTGAGCGGCGGGGCGCAGGCCGGACACGACTCCGAACGCCTCGCCAGGTGGCTCTACGCCTTCTCCAAAAACCTCAAGATCACCGCCTAG
- the hisH gene encoding imidazole glycerol phosphate synthase subunit HisH has translation MLRLALIDYGAGNLHSVHKALAHAGATSSVPVAVEITSDPEVAARADALVLPGQGHFRQVMEAFLASGFEPVVRRHLGAERPFLGICVGLQLLMRTSEEAPGVPGLGVLAGDVRRFPKGVSVPQMGWNQITKEGDPPLLASVPDGAFVYFANSYYVAFDDPSVPGARTHYGGVSFKSAVSHAHLHATQFHPEKSQEVGIRVLRNFCALAARAHRGAP, from the coding sequence GTGCTGCGCCTCGCGCTCATCGACTACGGCGCGGGCAACCTGCACAGCGTCCACAAGGCGCTCGCCCACGCGGGCGCCACCTCGAGCGTCCCCGTCGCGGTCGAGATCACGAGCGACCCGGAGGTCGCCGCGCGGGCCGACGCCCTCGTCTTGCCGGGGCAGGGCCACTTCCGGCAGGTGATGGAGGCGTTTTTGGCCTCCGGCTTTGAACCCGTGGTGCGCCGCCACCTGGGCGCCGAGCGCCCCTTTCTCGGCATCTGCGTGGGGTTGCAGCTGCTCATGCGCACCTCCGAAGAGGCCCCCGGCGTCCCCGGGTTGGGCGTGCTGGCGGGCGACGTCCGGCGCTTTCCCAAAGGGGTGAGCGTCCCGCAGATGGGCTGGAACCAGATCACCAAAGAGGGCGACCCGCCGCTGCTCGCAAGCGTCCCCGACGGCGCTTTCGTCTACTTCGCCAACTCCTACTACGTCGCCTTCGACGACCCGTCGGTGCCGGGGGCGCGCACACACTACGGCGGCGTCAGCTTTAAGAGCGCCGTCTCGCACGCGCACCTGCACGCCACGCAGTTCCACCCCGAAAAGAGCCAAGAGGTCGGGATTCGGGTGCTGCGCAACTTCTGCGCGCTCGCCGCGCGCGCGCACCGCGGGGCCCCGTAG
- the hisB gene encoding imidazoleglycerol-phosphate dehydratase HisB has translation MAEPAETHRSADVERRTAETHLRVRLDLDAPAGGRAATGHGFLDHMLEQLVRHGSFALEITGEGDLHIDPHHLAEDTGITLGQAFARALGDRRGVQRYADAWVPMDETLAHVVVDLSGRPYLMFEPGGFEGDAGGFNVHHLRELLRGFCNHAGVTMHVRVLSGLEVHHVCEAVVKAFARALREATRVVSDTLPSTKGVL, from the coding sequence GTGGCTGAGCCCGCCGAGACGCACCGCAGCGCCGACGTCGAGCGCCGCACCGCCGAGACGCACCTGCGCGTTAGGCTCGACCTCGACGCCCCCGCCGGCGGCCGCGCGGCGACCGGCCACGGCTTTTTGGACCACATGCTCGAGCAGCTCGTGCGCCACGGGTCGTTTGCGCTCGAGATCACCGGCGAGGGCGACCTGCACATCGACCCGCACCACCTCGCCGAGGACACCGGCATCACCCTCGGCCAGGCGTTTGCCCGCGCGCTCGGCGACCGGCGCGGGGTGCAGCGCTACGCCGACGCCTGGGTACCGATGGATGAGACGCTTGCGCACGTCGTGGTCGACCTCTCCGGCCGGCCCTACCTGATGTTCGAACCGGGCGGTTTCGAGGGGGATGCGGGCGGCTTTAACGTGCACCACCTGCGCGAGCTGCTGCGCGGCTTTTGCAACCACGCGGGCGTCACCATGCACGTGCGCGTGCTCTCGGGCCTCGAGGTCCACCACGTCTGCGAAGCGGTCGTCAAGGCGTTCGCGCGCGCCCTGCGCGAGGCGACGCGCGTCGTCTCCGACACCCTGCCCTCGACCAAAGGGGTGCTCTAG
- the rapZ gene encoding RNase adapter RapZ — MRFVVLTGLSGAGRTTALAALEDLGYFTADNLPPALWSALVEQAQTRGREGEAARLAVGVGIRTEAFLDRLPEALAQLQARGIRPEIVFLDASNETLIRRYNFTRRTHPLGYAPLIQDIAKEREVLGELRSVADTVLDTSNFSARALTEELWARFGADRRFRLRLTSFGFKRGVPIDADNVFDLRSLPNPYYDPALRVKDGRDADVAAYVFSAEGMAFYTELREFVRLLAGRALVTGRSSYTVALGCTGGQHRSVAFAERLKHDLAEAFATYAEHRDLAQALAEHAPAAGAPESGAQGADTAQVNRG, encoded by the coding sequence ATGAGGTTTGTCGTGCTCACGGGGTTAAGCGGCGCGGGGCGCACCACGGCGCTCGCGGCCCTCGAGGACCTCGGCTACTTCACCGCCGACAACCTGCCCCCCGCCCTCTGGAGCGCGCTCGTCGAACAGGCGCAGACGCGGGGGCGCGAGGGCGAAGCGGCGCGCCTCGCGGTCGGCGTCGGCATCCGCACGGAGGCGTTTTTAGACCGCTTGCCGGAGGCGCTCGCGCAGCTGCAAGCGCGCGGCATCCGCCCCGAGATCGTGTTTTTGGACGCCTCGAACGAGACCCTTATCCGGCGCTACAACTTTACCCGGCGCACCCACCCCTTGGGCTACGCCCCCCTGATCCAAGACATCGCCAAAGAGCGCGAGGTTTTGGGCGAGCTGCGCTCGGTCGCCGACACCGTGCTCGACACCTCCAACTTCTCCGCCCGCGCGCTCACCGAGGAGCTGTGGGCGCGCTTCGGCGCCGACCGCCGCTTTCGGCTGCGGCTCACCTCGTTCGGCTTTAAACGGGGGGTACCCATCGACGCCGACAACGTCTTTGACCTGCGCTCGCTCCCCAACCCCTACTACGACCCGGCACTACGCGTCAAAGACGGGCGCGACGCCGACGTCGCGGCGTACGTCTTTTCAGCCGAGGGGATGGCCTTTTACACCGAGCTGCGCGAGTTCGTCCGGCTCCTAGCGGGTCGGGCGCTCGTTACGGGGCGCTCGAGCTACACCGTGGCGCTCGGCTGCACCGGCGGTCAACACCGCTCGGTGGCCTTCGCCGAACGCCTCAAACACGACCTCGCCGAGGCGTTTGCCACCTACGCCGAACACCGCGACCTCGCCCAAGCGCTCGCCGAACACGCCCCCGCCGCGGGGGCGCCCGAGAGCGGCGCGCAAGGGGCCGATACCGCGCAGGTCAACCGTGGCTAG
- the hisC gene encoding histidinol-phosphate transaminase: MSVRPEVRAARSYHFTPRPAPIKLDQNESPYDLPEALKARALARLAELPWNRYPELGAESLRAALAAYHGWDEAGVVVAGGSNVLIQAFVAACGLTQRVLSVAPTFSVYSDQARLLGAPLTEVPLAAGFALPVEALRRELQRGPGVLFLANPAAPTGNAFAEADVRALFEAAGTWTVVLDEAYHQFAERDLLPLVRAHPNAASLRTLSKAFGLGGVRLGYALTSPDLAREVQKLLLPFSVSALQLAVGLTVLEAPEYVAARAKEVRLERERLQRGLEALPGVEVFPSQTNFLLFRVGDAAAFFDHLLGAGVLVRRQDHLPGLAGCLRVSVGTPAENGAFLAAARAAAAALGHPAEAALEGTRG, from the coding sequence ATGAGCGTGCGACCCGAGGTGCGCGCGGCGCGGTCCTACCACTTCACCCCCCGCCCCGCCCCCATCAAACTCGACCAGAACGAATCGCCCTACGACCTGCCGGAGGCGCTAAAAGCGCGGGCGCTCGCGCGCCTCGCCGAGCTCCCCTGGAACCGCTACCCGGAGCTCGGCGCCGAGTCGCTGCGCGCCGCGCTCGCCGCCTATCACGGTTGGGACGAAGCAGGGGTGGTGGTGGCGGGCGGTTCGAACGTGCTCATCCAGGCGTTCGTAGCGGCGTGCGGCCTGACGCAGCGCGTCCTCAGCGTCGCCCCGACCTTTTCGGTCTATAGCGACCAGGCGCGGCTGTTGGGCGCGCCCCTCACCGAGGTGCCGCTAGCGGCGGGCTTTGCGCTCCCCGTCGAGGCGCTTCGGCGCGAGCTGCAACGGGGACCCGGCGTCCTCTTCCTCGCCAACCCCGCCGCCCCGACCGGCAACGCTTTTGCCGAGGCCGACGTGCGGGCGCTCTTCGAGGCTGCGGGCACCTGGACGGTGGTCCTCGACGAGGCCTATCACCAGTTCGCCGAGCGCGACCTCCTGCCGCTCGTGCGCGCGCACCCGAACGCCGCCTCGCTGCGCACCCTGAGCAAGGCCTTCGGGTTGGGGGGGGTGCGGCTCGGCTACGCGCTCACCAGCCCCGACCTCGCCCGAGAGGTGCAGAAGCTGCTGCTGCCCTTTTCGGTCTCGGCGCTGCAGCTCGCGGTGGGCCTTACCGTCCTCGAGGCGCCCGAGTACGTCGCCGCGCGGGCCAAGGAGGTGCGGCTCGAGCGCGAACGCCTGCAGCGCGGCCTCGAGGCGCTCCCCGGGGTCGAGGTGTTCCCCTCGCAGACCAACTTCCTGCTCTTTCGGGTCGGGGACGCGGCGGCTTTTTTCGACCACCTGCTCGGCGCGGGGGTGCTCGTGCGGCGCCAAGACCACCTGCCGGGGCTCGCGGGCTGCTTGCGCGTCTCGGTCGGCACGCCAGCTGAAAACGGGGCCTTTTTGGCGGCGGCGCGCGCCGCGGCCGCAGCGCTCGGGCACCCCGCCGAAGCGGCCCTGGAGGGCACCCGTGGCTGA
- a CDS encoding SPOR domain-containing protein translates to MRAALCCFCFALGLAWAQPPSGAFALQVFAFGDPAHAQRVAERLRTYGFDAYTETPPGSRWVQVRIGCFGARADAEGLLADVRARVSADALIVPFSPGAGASVCAVRELGFIPPPRWELAHSGAERVSFRVGDPPRYLVFDGRWRVAQSDAETHAPSAGLPAGTLHAHYRATRSRGRPLVRADLAGGSLLIAAGELLWTSRGAAVVQLGQEVFALRLVLP, encoded by the coding sequence GTGCGCGCCGCGCTTTGCTGTTTTTGCTTCGCCCTCGGCCTCGCCTGGGCGCAACCGCCCTCCGGGGCCTTTGCCCTGCAGGTCTTCGCCTTCGGCGACCCCGCGCACGCGCAGCGGGTCGCCGAGCGGCTGCGCACCTACGGCTTCGACGCCTACACCGAAACGCCGCCGGGCAGCCGCTGGGTGCAGGTCCGCATCGGCTGCTTCGGCGCTCGAGCGGACGCCGAGGGGCTCTTGGCCGACGTCCGGGCGCGCGTGTCGGCGGACGCGCTCATCGTCCCCTTCTCCCCCGGGGCGGGGGCGAGCGTCTGCGCCGTGCGCGAGTTGGGGTTTATCCCGCCGCCGCGTTGGGAGCTCGCCCACAGCGGCGCCGAGCGCGTGAGCTTTCGCGTCGGCGACCCGCCGCGCTACCTCGTCTTCGACGGCCGCTGGCGGGTCGCGCAGAGCGACGCCGAGACCCACGCGCCGAGCGCCGGGCTGCCCGCCGGGACGCTCCACGCCCACTACCGCGCCACGCGCAGCCGCGGCCGCCCGCTCGTCCGCGCCGACCTCGCGGGCGGCTCGCTGCTCATCGCCGCCGGTGAGCTGCTCTGGACGTCGCGGGGGGCGGCAGTTGTACAGTTGGGCCAGGAGGTCTTTGCGCTGCGGCTCGTGTTGCCCTAG
- the cas6 gene encoding CRISPR-associated endoribonuclease Cas6 yields MSLVALVLPLTGAQKPEAVHVRGALYALLKEHAPELHDRQDLKPFTVSVGGAAKDHPPFIRLTFLSEPLYTALAPALHDLPRRPLSLGDRTYTVTDVLQEGHPWAGATTYPRLFQTPGDADLSLHFATPTVFRRHGANYPLPEPRLVLGSLIERWNLYAPLAVPSEVASRLTEGCVPRFFELRSRTVYAHDPFTGFLGRVTFHLRGASADEAHWLAILGRFAFYSGVGAKTTLGFGQVRPYRPTPGA; encoded by the coding sequence ATGTCCCTCGTCGCCCTCGTTCTCCCGCTCACCGGCGCCCAAAAACCCGAAGCCGTCCACGTCCGCGGCGCCCTCTACGCCCTTCTCAAGGAGCACGCGCCCGAACTCCACGACCGCCAAGACCTCAAACCCTTTACCGTCTCCGTAGGGGGTGCGGCAAAGGACCACCCGCCCTTTATCCGCCTGACGTTTTTGAGCGAACCCCTCTACACCGCGCTCGCCCCCGCCCTCCACGACCTCCCGCGGCGCCCCCTGAGTCTCGGCGACCGCACCTACACCGTCACCGACGTGCTCCAAGAGGGCCACCCTTGGGCCGGAGCGACCACCTACCCCCGCCTCTTTCAAACGCCCGGGGACGCCGACTTGTCGCTGCACTTCGCCACCCCCACGGTCTTTCGTCGCCACGGCGCCAACTACCCGCTCCCCGAACCCCGCCTCGTGCTCGGGTCGCTGATCGAGCGCTGGAACCTCTACGCCCCCCTAGCGGTCCCCTCCGAGGTCGCCTCACGCCTGACCGAGGGGTGCGTGCCCCGCTTTTTTGAACTGCGCAGCCGCACCGTCTACGCCCACGACCCCTTTACCGGCTTTCTCGGCCGCGTCACCTTTCACCTCCGCGGCGCCAGCGCCGACGAGGCCCACTGGCTCGCCATCCTCGGCCGCTTCGCCTTCTATAGCGGCGTCGGCGCCAAGACCACCCTCGGCTTCGGCCAGGTGCGCCCGTACCGCCCCACCCCAGGTGCATAA
- a CDS encoding glucodextranase DOMON-like domain-containing protein — protein sequence MLAFVLASLLTLQDPAGDAVGNGTLAAPTASAFRSTDPFDLTRITVPDADTFGVTLEYALIPPADAFPQAITELYVHDADAAARGEPGRAALLPGSGMRLPEGRGWHLAFRFVGERVWAFSPEGPAAEDAFPRDVTAALGARVRREGNTLTLTTAAPTPRRFSLYGMTGVYDPFSETGWRALRTEPAPWSFSSTEQTVNVLDVLTDAYAQQRAAIDQGVLPEIRAPVIREGWLLVAGAGVVVALLGLAARLSVRPDAPTEAPTDTPTDTPTPPTPARVRPRVLVVRRPEAPAPQPPPTADTPDEPAAELEEAHAEPQAV from the coding sequence ATGCTCGCGTTCGTCTTAGCCAGCTTGCTCACCCTGCAAGACCCCGCCGGCGACGCGGTCGGCAACGGCACCCTCGCCGCGCCGACCGCGAGCGCCTTTCGCAGCACCGACCCCTTTGACCTCACCCGCATCACGGTCCCCGACGCCGACACCTTCGGCGTCACCCTCGAGTACGCCCTCATCCCCCCCGCGGACGCCTTTCCCCAAGCCATCACCGAGCTCTACGTGCACGACGCCGACGCCGCCGCCAGGGGGGAGCCGGGCCGCGCGGCGCTGCTCCCGGGCTCCGGGATGCGCCTCCCCGAGGGGCGGGGCTGGCACCTCGCCTTTCGCTTCGTGGGCGAACGCGTCTGGGCTTTCTCCCCCGAAGGCCCCGCCGCCGAGGACGCTTTTCCCCGCGACGTCACCGCCGCGCTCGGCGCGCGCGTGAGGCGCGAGGGCAACACCCTTACCCTGACGACCGCAGCGCCCACCCCGAGGCGCTTTAGCCTCTACGGCATGACGGGGGTCTACGACCCCTTTAGCGAGACGGGTTGGCGCGCCCTGCGCACCGAACCCGCACCGTGGAGCTTTTCCAGCACCGAGCAGACGGTCAACGTCTTGGACGTGCTCACCGACGCCTACGCGCAGCAGCGAGCGGCGATCGACCAGGGGGTGCTCCCCGAGATCCGCGCACCGGTCATTCGGGAAGGGTGGCTGCTGGTCGCGGGCGCGGGCGTCGTGGTAGCCCTTCTGGGTCTCGCCGCGCGCCTCAGCGTCCGCCCCGACGCGCCGACCGAAGCGCCCACCGACACGCCGACCGACACCCCGACGCCCCCCACCCCCGCCCGCGTGCGCCCGCGGGTGCTGGTCGTCAGGCGGCCCGAAGCGCCCGCTCCACAACCGCCCCCCACCGCCGACACCCCCGACGAGCCCGCTGCCGAGCTCGAGGAAGCCCATGCCGAACCCCAAGCCGTCTAG
- a CDS encoding TIGR02710 family CRISPR-associated CARF protein: protein MVEPVELNDLWQQFKEMHASQGLEAANDFYDQHVWPSLLLRWRAQDHGPRCNLSLHTLGTSPEALILAATALRSEQIYIFYTDESEKYLDRVEAELGKRVWAYNVSKDDPTTIYQRFQDVLQRYPHADIAVDITSGTKPMVTGLGAAAFSAMTFGYKLRVFYVNGEFDPAARRPRAGSEALIQINDPLGAFGDLEYQTAKALYNAQEYTLAAREFIRIADRTGDVRRFSPYAKLSEAYAAWLSNRFESAAHAFEGLFSELDKPGFQTHPLREQLPVLKQQHDGVLLLTKLVDAYDDPAKRVATLSDAALVLWLLASLELMQSRFAEAGNFTAAGLLCYRSLEVTSQHRLATYRFDSLAANYPALPVPQDVLQDAYTAAWQKVASKKQAASPRPLPPQGQPVPLFESYLLLGALEDPLVKALVHRQNDLMGLAELRNQSLWIHGYKPISEKAYRKLASLLSPLHEALLQLEGRSERCPASAVPLP, encoded by the coding sequence GTGGTAGAGCCGGTAGAACTAAACGACTTGTGGCAGCAGTTCAAGGAGATGCACGCTTCCCAAGGACTCGAAGCAGCCAACGACTTTTACGACCAGCACGTGTGGCCCTCCCTGCTGCTGCGCTGGCGCGCGCAAGACCACGGGCCAAGGTGCAACCTCTCCCTCCACACGCTAGGCACCAGCCCCGAAGCCCTTATCCTCGCCGCCACAGCCTTACGGAGCGAGCAGATCTACATCTTTTACACCGACGAGTCGGAAAAGTATCTCGACCGGGTTGAGGCGGAACTCGGCAAACGCGTTTGGGCGTACAACGTCAGCAAAGACGACCCCACGACCATATATCAAAGGTTTCAGGACGTCTTGCAACGGTACCCTCACGCGGACATCGCCGTCGACATTACAAGCGGTACCAAGCCGATGGTGACGGGACTGGGAGCGGCCGCCTTCTCTGCGATGACCTTTGGCTACAAGCTCCGCGTTTTTTACGTCAACGGTGAGTTTGATCCCGCTGCGCGCCGACCGCGTGCGGGTAGCGAAGCGCTGATTCAGATTAACGACCCCCTGGGCGCTTTTGGCGACCTCGAGTATCAGACGGCCAAGGCCCTCTACAACGCACAGGAATACACGTTAGCGGCGCGGGAGTTTATACGTATCGCCGACCGTACGGGGGACGTGAGGCGGTTTTCACCCTACGCCAAACTGTCAGAAGCGTACGCCGCCTGGCTCAGCAACCGCTTTGAGAGTGCAGCTCACGCCTTCGAGGGGCTTTTTTCCGAGCTCGACAAACCCGGCTTTCAAACCCACCCCCTGCGCGAGCAGCTACCAGTCCTAAAGCAGCAGCACGACGGGGTGCTGTTACTTACGAAGCTGGTAGACGCTTACGATGACCCGGCGAAGCGCGTCGCCACCCTCTCGGACGCGGCGCTCGTGTTGTGGCTTCTCGCTAGCCTCGAGCTGATGCAAAGCCGTTTCGCCGAGGCTGGCAACTTTACCGCTGCCGGACTTCTCTGCTACCGGAGCCTAGAAGTGACCTCTCAACACCGGCTTGCCACCTACCGCTTCGACAGCCTCGCCGCGAACTATCCCGCGCTCCCCGTACCCCAAGACGTCCTTCAAGACGCCTACACCGCGGCCTGGCAGAAGGTAGCGTCCAAAAAACAAGCGGCTTCACCCCGCCCCCTCCCCCCACAGGGACAGCCCGTCCCCCTGTTCGAGAGTTATCTGCTCCTCGGCGCGCTTGAAGATCCCCTCGTCAAGGCGCTCGTTCACCGCCAAAACGACCTCATGGGCCTCGCTGAGCTGCGCAACCAGTCGCTGTGGATTCACGGGTACAAACCGATCTCCGAAAAAGCGTACCGCAAGCTCGCCAGCCTTCTCTCACCCCTACACGAAGCGCTCTTGCAGCTAGAGGGCCGCAGCGAAAGGTGCCCCGCGTCAGCGGTGCCGCTGCCTTAA